A single region of the Gorilla gorilla gorilla isolate KB3781 chromosome 1, NHGRI_mGorGor1-v2.1_pri, whole genome shotgun sequence genome encodes:
- the LINGO4 gene encoding leucine-rich repeat and immunoglobulin-like domain-containing nogo receptor-interacting protein 4, with protein sequence MDAATAPKKAWPPWPPLLFLLLLPGGSGGSCPAVCDCTSQPQAVLCGHRQLEAVPGGLPLDTELLDLSGNRLWGLQRGMLSRLSLLQELDLSYNQLSTLEPGAFHGLQSLLTLRLQGNRLRIMGPGVFSGLSALTLLDLRLNQIVLFLDGAFGELGSLQKLEVGDNHLVFVAPGAFAGLAKLSTLTLERCNLSTVPGLALARLPALVALRLRELDIGRLPAGALQGLGQLKELEIHLWPSLEALDPGSLVGLNLSSLAITRCNLSSVPFQALYHLSFLRVLDLSQNPISAIPARRLSPLVRLQELRLSGACLTSIAAHAFHGLTAFHLLDVADNALQTLEETAFPSPDKLVTLRLSGNPLTCDCRLLWLLRLRRRLDFGTSPPACAGPQHVQGKSLKEFSDILPPGHFTCKPALIRKSGPRWVIAEEGGHAIFSCSGDGDPAPTVSWMRPHGAWLGRAGRVRVLEDGTLEIRSVQLRDRGAYVCVVSNVAGNDSLRTWLEVIQVEPPNGTLSDPNITVPGIPGPFFLDSRGVAMVLAVGFLPFLTSVTLCFGLIALWSKGKGRVKHHMTFDFVAPRPSGDKNSGGNRVTAKLF encoded by the coding sequence ATGGATGCAGCCACAGCTCCAAAAAAAGCCTGGCCCCCATGGCCCCcgctccttttcctcctcctcctacctGGAGGGAGCGGTGGCAGCTGCCCTGCTGTGTGTGACTGCACCTCCCAGCCCCAGGCTGTGCTCTGTGGCCACAGGCAACTGGAGGCTGTACCTGGAGGACTCCCACTGGACACTGAGCTCCTGGACCTGAGTGGGAACCGCCTGTGGGGGCTCCAGCGGGGAATGCTCTCCCGCCTGAGCCTGCTCCAGGAATTGGACCTCAGCTACAACCAGCTCTCAACCCTTGAGCCCGGGGCCTTCCATGGCCTACAAAGCCTACTCACCCTGAGGCTGCAGGGCAATCGGCTCAGAATCATGGGGCCTGGGGTCTTCTCAGGCCTCTCTGCTCTGACCCTGCTGGACCTCCGCCTCAACCAGATTGTTCTCTTCCTAGATGGAGCTTTTGGGGAGCTAGGCAGCCTCCAGAAGCTGGAGGTTGGGGACAACCACCTGGTATTTGTGGCTCCGGGGGCCTTTGCAGGGCTGGCCAAGTTGAGCACCCTCACCCTGGAGCGCTGCAacctcagcacagtgcctggcctagccCTCGCCCGTCTCCCGGCACTAGTGGCCCTAAGGCTTAGAGAACTGGATATTGGGAGGCTGCCAGCTGGGGCCCTGCAGGGGCTGGGGCAGCTCAAGGAGCTGGAGATCCACCTCTGGCCATCTCTGGAGGCTCTGGACCCTGGGAGCCTGGTTGGGCTCAATCTCAGCAGCCTGGCCATCACTCGCTGCAATCTGAGCTCGGTGCCCTTCCAAGCACTGtaccacctcagcttcctcagggTCCTGGATCTGTCTCAGAATCCCATCTCAGCCATCCCAGCCCGAAGGCTCAGCCCCCTGGTGCGGCTCCAGGAGCTACGCCTGTCAGGGGCATGCCTCACCTCCATTGCTGCCCATGCCTTCCATGGCTTGACTGCCTTCCACCTCCTGGATGTGGCAGATAACGCCCTTCAGACACTAGAGGAAACAGCTTTCCCTTCTCCAGACAAACTGGTCACCTTGAGGCTGTCTGGCAACCCCCTAACCTGTGACTGCCGCCTCCTCTGGCTGCTCCGGCTCCGCCGCCGCCTGGACTTTGGCACGTCCCCCCCTGCCTGTGCTGGCCCCCAGCATGTCCAGGGGAAGAGCCTGAAGGAGTTTTCAGACATCCTGCCTCCAGGGCACTTCACCTGCAAACCAGCCCTGATCCGAAAGTCAGGGCCTCGATGGGTCATTGCAGAGGAGGGCGGGCATGCCATTTTCTCCTGCTCTGGAGATGGAGACCCAGCCCCCACTGTCTCCTGGATGAGGCCTCATGGGGCttggctgggcagggctgggagagTAAGGGTCCTAGAGGATGGGACACTGGAGATCCGCTCAGTGCAGCTACGGGACAGAGGGGCCTATGTCTGTGTGGTCAGCAATGTCGCTGGGAATGACTCCCTGAGGACCTGGCTGGAAGTCATCCAGGTGGAACCACCAAACGGCACACTTTCTGACCCCAACATCACCGTGCCAGGGATCCCAGGGCCTTTTTTTCTGGATAGCAGAGGTGTGGCCATGGTGCTGGCAGTCggcttcctccccttcctcaccTCAGTGACCCTCTGCTTTGGCCTGATTGCCCTATGGAGCAAGGGCAAAGGTCGGGTCAAACATCACATGACCTTTGACTTTGTGGCACCTCGGCCCTCTGGGGATAAAAACTCTGGGGGTAACCGGGTCACTGCCAAGCTCTTCTGA